One genomic region from Eptesicus fuscus isolate TK198812 chromosome 4, DD_ASM_mEF_20220401, whole genome shotgun sequence encodes:
- the LOC103288724 gene encoding 60S ribosomal protein L21-like, which produces MTNTKGMRRGTRYMFSRPFRKHGVVPLATCMQTYKKGDIVDIKGMGTAQKGMSHKCYHGKTGRVYNVTQHAVGINVNKQVKGKILAKRINVCTEHSKHSKSQDSFLKHVKENYQKKKEAKEKGTWVQLKHQPAPPREARFVRTNGKEPELLEAIPHEFMA; this is translated from the coding sequence ATGACTAACACAAAGGGAATGAGGAGAGGCACCCGCTATATGTTCTCTAGGCCTTTTAGAAAACATGGAGTTGTTCCTTTGGCCACATGCATGCAAACCTACAAGAAAGGTGATATTGTGGACATCAAGGGAATGGGCACTGCTCAAAAAGGAATGTCCCACAAATGTTACCATGGCAAAACTGGAAGAGTCTACAATGTCACCCAGCATGCAGTGGGCATTAATGTGAACAAGCAAGTTAAGGGCAAGATCCTTGCCAAGAGAATTAATGTATGTACTGAGCATAGTAAGCACTCTAAGAGCCAAGATAGCTTCCTGAAACATGTGAAAGaaaattatcagaaaaagaaggaagccaaagagaaaggtaCCTGGGTTCAACTGAAGCATCAACCTGCTCCACCCAGAGAAGCACGCTTTGTGAGAACCAATGGAAAGGAGCCTGAGCTGCTAGAAGCCATTCCCCATGAATTCATGGCATGA